From Candidatus Methylomirabilota bacterium:
TTCCTCGCGCTGCTGTCTTTGAGCTGGGTGTACGCTTTGAGGGAAGGGATCCTCGAATGGAAGTGAAGGCCCCCGTCCCCCAGATCCCGCCCCCGGTGTGGACCGAGTTCAAGGACCTCCAGGAGTGGGAGAAATACCGCCAGTCGCGGCCCGAAGGCGACAAGCACTCCGGGCTCTTCGAGGCCGTCACCGAGGGGATCTACAATTTCCCCGGCGGCTTCGTGGTGACGTCGCTCGCCGACGGGTTCCTCAACTGGGCGCGCAAGTCGTCGGTGTGGCCGGTGACCTTCGGGCTGGCCTGCTGCGCGATCGAGATGATGGCCACCTTCGCCTCGCGCTTCGACGTCGAGCGGCTGGGCATGGTGCCGTGGGCGTCGCCCCGGCACTCCGACCTCATGATCGTGTCCGGCACCGTCACGATCAAGATGGCGCCGATGCTCAAGCGCATCTACGACCAGATGCCCGACCCCAAGTGGGTGGTCTCGATGGGCTCGTGCGCGAACTCGGGCGGACCGTTCCGCCACGGCTACCACGTGGTGAAGGGCGTGGACCGCGTGGTGCCGGTGGACGTGTACGTGCCGGGCTGTCCGCCGCCCCCCGAGTCGCTCTTGAACGGCCTCCTCATCCTCCAGGACCAGATCGCGCACTTCCGCACGACAGGCAAGCGCGCGACGCCGTCGGCGAAGATCGACTGAGGTGACGGCCGCCGAAGCGCGCGCCCTCCTCCAGGACCGGCTCGGCGTCGCCGCCGGCGGCGAGGGCGCCGCCCTCGTGGTCACGGTGCCCCCGGAGCAGTGGCTGGCCCTCGGCCGCGCCGCGCGTGAATCGCTC
This genomic window contains:
- a CDS encoding NADH-quinone oxidoreductase subunit B family protein, encoding MEVKAPVPQIPPPVWTEFKDLQEWEKYRQSRPEGDKHSGLFEAVTEGIYNFPGGFVVTSLADGFLNWARKSSVWPVTFGLACCAIEMMATFASRFDVERLGMVPWASPRHSDLMIVSGTVTIKMAPMLKRIYDQMPDPKWVVSMGSCANSGGPFRHGYHVVKGVDRVVPVDVYVPGCPPPPESLLNGLLILQDQIAHFRTTGKRATPSAKID